From Erigeron canadensis isolate Cc75 chromosome 8, C_canadensis_v1, whole genome shotgun sequence, one genomic window encodes:
- the LOC122578110 gene encoding 40S ribosomal protein S7-like: MYTSRKKIQKDKDVEPSEFEESVAQALFDLEAANQDLKSDLKDLYITGANQIDVSGTRKAVVINVPYRLRKAFRKIHLKLVRELEKKFSGKEVVLIATRRMLPPPKKGSAVQRPRNRTLTAVHDAMLEDIVHPAEIVGKRVRFRVDGTKIIKIYLDPKARNDTEYKLETFAGVYRKLCGKDVVFEYPITEP; the protein is encoded by the exons ATGTATACTTCAAGGAAGAAGATTCAGAAGGACAAGGATGTCGAGCCCAGCGAGTTTGAGGAGTCCGTTGCACAG GCATTGTTTGATTTGGAGGCTGCAAACCAAGATCTCAAGAGTGATTTGAAGGACCTTTACATCACTGGCGCTAA TCAAATTGATGTCTCTGGAACTAGGAAGGCTGTGGTGATCAATGTTCCTTACAGACTGAGGAAAGCTTTCCGCAAGATCCATCTCAAGCTTGTTAGAGAGCTCGAGAAGAAGTTCAGTGGCAAG GAAGTTGTTTTGATTGCAACCAGAAGGATGTTGCCACCACCAAAGAAGGGTTCAGCAGTTCAACGACCCCGTAACCGTACCTTGACAGCTGTGCATGATGCTATGCTTGAGGATATTGTTCACCCTGCTGAGATTGTTGGAAAACGTGTCAGATTCAGAGTTGATGGCACCAAAATCATCAAG ATCTATTTGGACCCTAAGGCAAGAAATGACACTGAGTACAAGCTGGAAACTTTTGCTGGGGTTTACAGGAAGCTTTGCGGGAAAGATGTTGTCTTTGAATATCCCATCACCGAGCCTTAG